CGCTAAGTGCAACTCCAATGGTTTTAGAACCTACATCCAGTCCAATAGACTTATTCATTTGCCTTCTCTGAACTAATATAGCTTGAAACAAGTTGTTCCATAATTTCGTCACGGTCTAATCTGCGAATTTGATTACGTGCATCATTATGTCTAGGAATATAGGCTGGATCTCCAGATAATAGATAGCCGACAATCTGATTGATCGGACTATAGCCGCGTTCTTCCAATGTGTTATAGAC
Above is a window of Macrococcoides canis DNA encoding:
- a CDS encoding IreB family regulatory phosphoprotein — protein: MKFNIEELPKEEVRTVLLNVYNTLEERGYSPINQIVGYLLSGDPAYIPRHNDARNQIRRLDRDEIMEQLVSSYISSEKANE